The window CATGGATAAAAGCAATTGGTTATAAGAATATTAAAAAGCTTCTATTGATCTTTTTCAATCACAAGCTGGTCTTAAATTGATAACTTGAGACTAGAGAAGCTTAAAATACTTAGAGAAAAGGATTTTGTCAGTGGATTTAGATTCGATGCAACATAGAAAACAACACCAagtcccaattttttttatcagctCTCTATAGAGATCGACAAATCTCACATGTTCCATGTTGTAAACAAACACAAAGttccaattttttatttctcctacacacaagaaaataataaaataataatttgattatcAAAACGAGCAAAgattcaatttattttccttctgCAGCTACTCCAATGAGAATCATAGGGATCGAAGCAGATCTAATTAAGTTTCAGGTCGGGTCAGATAAACCCTAGGAGAGTGATATACCGGGAGGTTTTTGGGATAGTGAGAAGCACGATTCTGTTGTTAAAATAAGAGTTTTAGCGAAGGGTGTGATTTGGTACGTgttatcattaattaattaattaatttaaattgagTTATGAGTGTACTTtgcctattaaaaaaaaaccttctaaATCAggtttatattttgatatttgattctcataaaattatatcaatttaaGTTTTGTtggacattaaaaaaaaagttgttacaGTTTAATTAAATGCATATGACAAATGTCATGTGTTCACGTGCATCCAAAGCTGAATATCTATCATATTTCGAATATTGTAAGAACTTAAAATCCAATGATtcgatcaaaccaaataaaatacataattatattaaccCAAATATAAAAAAGGGACTCGATATGAAATCAAAGGATAAAGGAGAGATTGTTACATCAATCTGACTTAAACCAAACAAGCTAAGACCCAAAGTCTCAAAGAGACAAAGAGTGGTGCTGTTAAAACTTGGTGGCGAAAGAAAGACCTTCCTCGGCTAACACGTCAAGACTCTCAACGGAAGGTTGTCCTCGTGCCACTTTAGCAATAGCCTTGTATTCCTCTTTAGTTCCTCCTTCGAGAAACACTCCAACTACTTTCCCGTCTTTAACCCAATACGTCCCAAACTTAGGCTTTGGAGTTTTGGGGTCAGTATCTCCAAAGATTACAGATTCTCCAACGTTGTCCCCATAGAATTCCCACGAGAGGTCGAAAAACCGAGAGTAGAAATAGGGAAGATAATCGTAATCTGGAACAGTTTTCCCTTCCTCAGCTGCTTTGATTGCCTTCAAGAACCATAGAGATACGCATCATTAGGTCAAAAGAGTTCGATCGATCGGTATATATATTCGATTAAAGAATCAAGCTGGTAAGGCTCTTACTTTGACTGCTTGTCCAGCAGATTTGCGAGCATTGTCGGCGTGTTCAACACGCCTCATCTCGCCATACATTTTCATGGGGAATGTGGCTACATCTCCAAGTGCGTATACGTCAGGTAGGCTTGTTTTGAAGAACCCATCAGTCTACAATAATAACGAATAATCATTAATCACTCACTACTAATAATGGTAATTGACAAGAGCTCTGTTTTCTTTTNNNNNNNNNNNNNNNNNNNNNNNNNNNNNNNNNNNNNNNNNNNNNNNNNNNNNNNNNNNNNNNNNNNNNNNNNNNNNNNNNNNNNNNNNNNNNNNNNNNNNNNNNNNNNNNNNNNNNNNNNNNNNNNNNNNNNNNNNNNNNNNNNNNNNNNNNNNNNNNNNNNNNNNNNNNNNNNNNNNNNNNNNNNNNNNNNNNNNNNNNNNNNNNNNNNNNNNNNNNNNNNNNNNNNNNNNNNNNNNNNNNNNNNNNNNNNNNNNNNNNNNNNNNNNNNNNNNNNNNNNNNNNNNNNNNNNNNNNNNNNNNNNNNNNNNNNNNNNNNNNNNNNNNNNNNNNNNNNNNNNNNNNNNNNNNNNNNNNNNNNNNNNNNNNNNNNNNNNNNNNNNNNNNNNNNNNNNNNNNNNNNNNNNNNNNNNNNNNNNNNNNNNNNNNNNNNNNNNNNNNNNNNNNNNNNNNNNNNNNNNNNNNNNNNNNNNNNNNNNNNNNNNNNNNNNNNNNNNNNNNNNNNNNNNNNNNNNNNNNNNNNNNNNNNNNNNNNNNNNNNNNNNNNNNNNNNNNNNNNNNNNNNNNNNNNNNNNNNNNNNNNNNNNNNNNNNNNNNNNNNNNNNNNNNNNNNNNNNNNNNNNNNNNNNNNNNNNNNNNNNNNNNNNNNNNNNNNNNNNNNNNNNNNNNNNNNNNNNNNNNNNNNNNNNNNNNNNNNNNNNNNNNNNNNNNNNNNNNNNNNNNNNNNNNNNNNNNNNNNNNNNNNNNNNNNNNNNNNNNNNNNNNNNNNNNNNNNNNNNNNNNNNNNNNNNNNNNNNNNNNNNNNNNNNNNNNNNNNNNNNNNNNNNNNNNNNNNNNNNNNNNNNNNNNNNNNNNNNNNNNNNNNNNNNNNNNNNNNNNNNNNNNNNNNNNNNNNNNNNNNNNNNNNNNNNNNNNNNNNNNNNNNNNNNNNNNNNNNNNNNNNNNNNNNNNNNNNNNNNNNNNNNNNNNNNNNNNNNNNNNNNNNNNNNNNNNNNNNNNNNNNNNNNNNNNNNNNNNNNNNNNNNNNNNNNNNNNNNNNNNNNNNNNNNNNNNNNNNNNNNNNNNNNNNNNNNNNNNNNNNNNNNNNNNNNNNNNNNNNNNNNNNNNNNNNNNNNNNNNNNNNNNNNNNNNNNNNNNNNNNNNNNNNNNNNNNNNNNNNNNNNNNNNNNNNNNNNNNNNNNNNNNNNNNNNNNNNNNNNNNNNNNNNNNNNNNNNNNNNNNNNNNNNNNNNNNNNNNNNNNNNNNNNNNNNNNNNNNNNNNNNNNNNNNNNNNNNNNNNNNNNNNNNNNNNNNNNNNNNNNNNNNNNNNNNNNNNNNNNNNNNNNNNNNNNNNNNNNNNNNNNNNNNNNNNNNNNNNNNNNNNNNNNNNNNNNNNNNNNNNNNNNNNNNNNNNNNNNNNNNNNNNNNNNNNNNNNNNNNNNNNNNNNNNNNNNNNNNNNNNNNNNNNNNNNNNNNNNNNNNNNNNNNNNNNNNNNNNNNNNNNNNNNNNNNNNNNNNNNNNNNNNNNNNNNNNNNNNNNNNNNNNNNNNNNNNNNNNNNNNNNNNNNNNNNNNNNNNNNNNNNNNNNNNNNNNNNNNNNNNNNNNNNNNNNNNNNNNNNNNNNNNNNNNNNNNNNNNNNNNNNNNNNNNNNNNNNNNNNNNNNNNNNNNNNNNNNNNNNNNNNNNNNNNNNNNNNNNNNNNNNNNNNNNNNNNNNNNNNNNNNNNNNNNNNNNNNNNNNNNNNNNNNNNNNNNNNNNNNNNNNNNNNNNNNNNNNNNNNNNNNNNNNNNNNNNNNNNNNNNNNNNNNNNNNNNNNNNNNNNNNNNNNNNNNNNNNNNNNNNNNNNNNNNNNNNNNNNNNNNNNNNNNNNNNNNNNNNNNNNNNNNNNNNNNNNNNNNNNNNNNNNNNNNNNNNNNNNNNNNNNNNNNNNNNNNNNNNNNNNNNNNNNNNNNNNNNNNNNNNNNNNNNNNNNNNNNNNNNNNNNNNNNNNNNNNNNNNNNNNNNNNNNNNNNNNNNNNNNNNNNNNNNNNNNNNNNNNNNNNNNNNNNNNNNNNNNNNNNNNNNNNNNNNNNNNNNNNNNNNNNNNNNNNNNNNNNNNNNNNNNNNNNNNNNNNNNNNNNNNNNNNNNNNNNNNNNNNNNNNNNNNNNNNNNNNNNNNNNNNNNNNNNNNNNNNNNNNNNNNNNNNNNNNNNNNNNNNNNNNNNN is drawn from Camelina sativa cultivar DH55 chromosome 1, Cs, whole genome shotgun sequence and contains these coding sequences:
- the LOC104757823 gene encoding monodehydroascorbate reductase 3-like: MKMYGEMRRVEHADNARKSAGQAVKAIKAAEEGKTVPDYDYLPYFYSRFFDLSWEFYGDNVGESVIFGDTDPKTPKPKFGTYWVKDGKVVGVFLEGGTKEEYKAIAKVARGQPSVESLDVLAEEGLSFATKF